In Gemmatimonadaceae bacterium, the following proteins share a genomic window:
- a CDS encoding efflux RND transporter periplasmic adaptor subunit: MTRKTLLSLVATVAVAGAAGLWWYTRAEARDLPSFRFATIERGTLQSTVSATGALNAVRTVQVGTQVSGQISAIHADFNDRVKKGQLLARVDPTLQEQAVRDAQAILERNQADRDEAQRNFDRNKQLFERKVLTEAEYNTSQYQLQVATANVKSAQVSLDRARRNLGYTEIYAPIDGVVIERNVDVGQTVAASLQAPQLFLIANDLSQMEILASVDESDIGSIHEGQVVRFTVQPYPDDKFEGTVRQVRLQSTTTENVVHYTVVVRVANKTGKLLPGMTATVDFITGQADSALVVPNAALRFRPSAEVLAAAGVDAANMPAMPGAGGANAPAGAAGAGSAGSGATTPARTTTRAPDGPGFGGSLRSTKSAPSAAAAGPTMLWVLENGRTLRPLMVKAGLSDGQRTVVTGDGVSAGMQIVIGTSTGSKNSSTTGTTNPFQQQSQQGGPPRGF; this comes from the coding sequence ATGACTAGAAAGACGCTTCTCTCGCTCGTTGCCACAGTCGCCGTAGCCGGCGCCGCTGGCCTCTGGTGGTACACGCGCGCCGAAGCGCGCGACCTCCCGTCGTTCCGCTTTGCCACGATCGAGCGGGGGACGCTGCAATCCACCGTGTCGGCGACCGGCGCGCTCAACGCCGTGCGCACGGTCCAGGTGGGGACGCAGGTCTCCGGCCAGATCTCGGCGATCCATGCCGACTTCAACGATCGCGTCAAGAAGGGGCAGCTCCTGGCCCGCGTCGATCCCACGTTGCAGGAGCAGGCCGTGCGCGACGCGCAGGCCATACTCGAGCGCAACCAGGCCGATCGCGACGAGGCGCAGCGCAACTTCGACCGCAACAAGCAGCTTTTCGAACGCAAGGTCCTCACGGAGGCCGAGTACAACACGTCGCAGTACCAGCTGCAAGTGGCGACGGCCAACGTGAAGTCGGCGCAGGTCTCGCTCGACCGCGCGCGCCGCAACCTGGGCTACACGGAGATCTACGCCCCCATCGACGGCGTCGTCATCGAGCGCAACGTCGACGTGGGGCAGACGGTCGCCGCCTCGCTGCAGGCGCCGCAGCTCTTCCTCATTGCCAACGATCTCTCGCAGATGGAGATCCTGGCGTCGGTGGACGAGAGCGACATCGGCTCCATCCACGAGGGGCAGGTGGTGCGCTTCACGGTGCAGCCGTATCCCGATGACAAGTTCGAGGGGACGGTGCGGCAGGTGCGCCTGCAGAGCACGACCACCGAGAACGTGGTGCACTACACCGTGGTGGTGCGCGTGGCGAACAAGACGGGAAAGCTCCTCCCCGGCATGACGGCGACGGTGGATTTCATTACCGGGCAGGCCGACTCGGCGCTGGTGGTGCCGAACGCGGCGCTCCGCTTCCGGCCGAGCGCGGAGGTGCTGGCTGCCGCGGGTGTCGACGCGGCGAACATGCCGGCGATGCCGGGAGCGGGCGGTGCCAACGCGCCAGCGGGCGCGGCGGGCGCGGGGAGCGCGGGGAGTGGCGCGACGACGCCGGCACGCACCACCACGCGTGCACCTGACGGCCCAGGGTTCGGTGGCTCGCTGCGTTCCACGAAGTCGGCGCCGAGCGCTGCAGCTGCCGGGCCCACCATGCTCTGGGTCCTGGAGAACGGGCGTACGCTGCGCCCCCTGATGGTCAAGGCGGGGCTCAGCGACGGGCAGCGGACGGTCGTGACGGGTGACGGGGTGAGCGCCGGGATGCAGATCGTGATCGGGACGAGCACCGGCTCGAAGAACTCCAGCACCACCGGGACGACAAACCCGTTCCAGCAGCAATCACAGCAGGGCGGCCCGCCGCGCGGCTTCTGA
- a CDS encoding ABC transporter permease produces MKTTTLVRVASESIRKNTMRTLLTMLGIVIGVGAVIIMVAIGQGATSRIEEQVNALGTNMIVITPGASQRGGVSGGAQSFNRLTLDDAEKLKRESTLLSAVSPVIFTMSQLIGGSGNWRARVWGVSLDFQEIRDWPMESGEFFTDADVRAMRKVAILGKTVADNLFAGIDPVGQQVQIRNVPFTIVGVLSKKGQTSTGTDQDDIVLVPYTTAQTRLAGFSFIGQILAATSSPDDIPAAQEEMKAIMRESHRLGDADDDFTIKNQNELAEAASGTAEVMSYLLAAIASVSLLVGGIGIMNIMLVSVTERTREIGIRMAIGARGSDVLTQFLVESVVISVAGGIIGVLVGVLGAFIVGQVTGWTTKTSPEAVLIAVLFSGAVGVFFGFYPARKAAALRPIQALRYE; encoded by the coding sequence ATGAAGACCACGACGCTGGTCCGGGTGGCTTCGGAAAGCATCCGGAAGAACACGATGCGCACCCTCCTCACGATGCTGGGCATCGTGATCGGCGTGGGGGCGGTGATCATCATGGTCGCCATTGGCCAGGGGGCCACCTCGCGCATCGAGGAGCAGGTGAACGCGCTCGGCACCAACATGATCGTCATCACCCCCGGCGCCTCGCAGCGCGGCGGGGTGAGCGGCGGGGCGCAGTCGTTCAACCGCCTCACGCTCGACGACGCCGAGAAGCTCAAGCGCGAGTCGACGCTGCTGTCGGCCGTGTCGCCCGTGATCTTCACCATGAGCCAGCTTATTGGCGGCTCGGGAAACTGGCGCGCGCGGGTGTGGGGCGTGTCGCTCGACTTCCAGGAGATCCGCGACTGGCCGATGGAGTCTGGGGAGTTCTTCACCGACGCCGACGTGCGCGCCATGCGCAAGGTGGCGATCCTGGGCAAGACGGTGGCCGACAACCTGTTCGCCGGGATCGATCCGGTGGGGCAGCAGGTGCAAATCCGCAACGTCCCGTTCACGATCGTTGGGGTGCTCTCGAAGAAAGGGCAGACGTCCACCGGGACCGACCAGGACGACATCGTCCTCGTCCCCTACACCACGGCGCAGACACGCCTGGCCGGCTTCTCGTTCATCGGGCAGATCCTCGCGGCCACGTCGTCGCCTGACGACATCCCCGCGGCGCAGGAGGAGATGAAGGCGATCATGCGCGAGTCGCACCGCCTGGGTGACGCCGATGACGACTTCACGATCAAGAACCAGAACGAACTCGCCGAGGCGGCGAGCGGGACGGCCGAGGTCATGTCGTACTTGCTGGCGGCCATCGCCTCGGTGTCGCTGTTGGTGGGTGGGATCGGGATCATGAACATCATGCTGGTGAGCGTCACCGAGCGCACGCGCGAGATCGGGATTCGCATGGCCATCGGGGCGCGCGGGAGCGATGTGCTGACGCAGTTCCTGGTGGAGAGCGTGGTGATCTCGGTGGCGGGCGGGATCATTGGCGTCCTGGTCGGCGTGTTAGGCGCCTTCATCGTGGGGCAGGTGACCGGCTGGACGACCAAGACCTCGCCGGAGGCGGTACTGATCGCGGTGCTCTTCTCGGGGGCGGTGGGGGTGTTCTTCGGTTTCTATCCGGCGCGCAAGGCGGCGGCGTTACGGCCGATTCAGGCACTTCGATATGAGTAG
- a CDS encoding response regulator transcription factor codes for MAQGSHSQRAAPLRVLIVDDEELGRQRLEDLLASEAGVAIVGTAENGEQAIAAIRRLDPDVVFLDVQMPGKNGLDVVRAIGIDQMPATIFVTAYDQYALKAFDVAAVDYLVKPFDDERFEQALARARRLVALEDVDRLSERLKALLGESREQREQREQREQREQRDAGADSATSPAQSAPPPYLERIAVEMKGQVKVVPVKQIDFIEASGPYAELHVGDRVYLVRERMQTLEERLDPARFLRIHRSAIVRLDLIETLLRGAGGDYAVQLKGGVRLKVSRSRYEELAQLLGLTP; via the coding sequence ATGGCACAGGGCTCGCACTCGCAACGCGCGGCGCCACTCCGCGTCCTCATCGTCGACGACGAGGAGCTGGGGCGGCAGCGTCTCGAAGACCTCCTGGCGAGCGAGGCGGGGGTCGCCATCGTCGGAACGGCGGAGAACGGCGAGCAGGCCATTGCCGCCATCCGTCGCCTCGACCCGGACGTCGTCTTCCTCGACGTGCAGATGCCGGGCAAGAATGGGCTCGACGTTGTGCGCGCCATCGGCATCGACCAGATGCCGGCGACGATCTTCGTCACCGCGTACGACCAGTACGCCCTCAAGGCGTTCGACGTGGCCGCCGTCGATTACCTCGTGAAGCCGTTCGATGACGAGCGCTTCGAGCAGGCGTTGGCGCGGGCGCGCCGCCTCGTGGCGCTGGAAGACGTCGACCGTCTCTCCGAGCGGCTGAAGGCGCTACTCGGCGAGTCGCGCGAGCAACGCGAACAGCGCGAGCAACGCGAACAGCGCGAGCAACGCGATGCGGGCGCCGATTCCGCGACATCACCGGCGCAGTCCGCACCGCCGCCGTACCTGGAGCGCATCGCCGTCGAGATGAAGGGGCAGGTGAAGGTCGTCCCCGTGAAGCAGATCGACTTCATCGAGGCGAGCGGGCCGTACGCCGAGCTGCACGTGGGCGATAGGGTCTACCTCGTGCGCGAGCGCATGCAAACGCTCGAGGAGCGACTCGACCCCGCGCGCTTTCTCCGCATCCATCGCTCGGCGATCGTTCGTCTCGACCTGATCGAGACTCTGCTACGTGGCGCCGGCGGTGACTACGCCGTGCAGCTCAAGGGAGGTGTGCGCCTCAAGGTGAGCCGATCGCGTTACGAGGAACTCGCCCAACTGCTCGGCCTCACCCCCTGA
- a CDS encoding TolC family protein has protein sequence MAYTRGLERLTATVMLAGVAAFSLPTLAAGQQATQRQVITYEEALRLAQQRNVALRQSENAAAADAVSVRQARSQLLPDLRFTTQGTQSYGRNFNQNDGAIVNNSTQNVNAGLSSSLTLFDGQKNLSSIRASQASQAASEQTVVRARQTAVFSVASNYVALVTQQEQLRVREEALTAQQDQEALVKAYVDAGKRPISDLYTQQAAVASARLDLTNARRALELARIDVMSTLQLDPAGEYEFVTPTIPQEAPGVAAPSLDSLITLAARQRTDLQALDSRLKAADASIQAAAASRWPTLSLSLGYNTSFSSVSDFSFTDQLDQRRGGSIALGVSLPVFDRFSTSNASQQARIQADNARLALESQKREVGLQVLRAWLDVTSAREQLAAAEAQVRAADQALLTSRERYNAGTATLVELAQARATQVQAASALVNARYNLVLQGTVMDYYTGALAVPRN, from the coding sequence ATGGCATACACGAGAGGACTCGAGCGTTTGACGGCGACGGTGATGCTGGCGGGAGTTGCAGCGTTCTCGTTGCCCACACTCGCGGCGGGGCAGCAGGCAACGCAGCGTCAGGTCATCACCTACGAAGAGGCGTTGCGGCTGGCGCAGCAGCGGAACGTCGCCCTGCGCCAGTCGGAGAACGCAGCCGCCGCCGACGCGGTGAGCGTGCGCCAGGCGCGGAGCCAGCTCCTTCCCGACCTGCGCTTCACCACACAAGGCACGCAGAGCTACGGGCGCAACTTCAACCAGAACGACGGGGCGATCGTCAACAACTCGACGCAGAACGTGAACGCCGGGCTGTCGTCGTCGCTCACCCTGTTCGACGGGCAGAAGAACCTCTCCAGCATTCGCGCGTCGCAGGCCTCGCAGGCCGCGAGCGAGCAGACGGTCGTGCGCGCGCGCCAGACGGCCGTCTTCTCCGTGGCGTCCAACTACGTCGCGCTCGTCACGCAGCAGGAACAGCTCCGCGTGCGCGAGGAGGCACTGACGGCACAGCAGGACCAGGAGGCGCTGGTGAAGGCGTATGTCGACGCCGGCAAGCGCCCCATCTCCGACCTCTACACGCAGCAGGCGGCGGTGGCCAGTGCTCGCCTGGACCTCACCAACGCGCGCCGCGCACTCGAACTGGCGCGCATCGACGTGATGTCGACGCTGCAGCTGGACCCGGCGGGCGAGTATGAGTTCGTCACACCTACCATTCCGCAGGAGGCGCCAGGCGTGGCCGCTCCGTCGCTGGACTCGCTCATCACGCTCGCGGCGCGGCAGCGCACCGACCTGCAGGCGCTCGACTCGCGCCTCAAGGCGGCCGACGCCTCGATACAGGCCGCCGCCGCTTCCCGCTGGCCCACGCTCTCGCTCTCCCTGGGGTACAACACCTCGTTCTCCAGCGTCTCCGACTTCTCGTTCACCGACCAGCTCGACCAGCGGCGCGGCGGGTCGATCGCCCTCGGCGTCTCGCTCCCCGTCTTTGACCGCTTCTCCACATCAAACGCGTCGCAGCAGGCGCGCATCCAGGCCGACAACGCGCGCCTTGCCCTCGAGAGCCAGAAGCGCGAGGTGGGGTTGCAGGTGCTGCGGGCCTGGCTCGACGTCACCTCGGCGCGCGAACAGCTCGCCGCCGCCGAGGCGCAGGTGCGGGCCGCCGACCAGGCGCTGCTCACCTCGCGCGAGCGCTACAACGCGGGCACGGCAACACTGGTCGAGCTGGCGCAGGCACGCGCCACGCAAGTGCAAGCGGCGAGCGCGCTGGTCAACGCGCGCTACAACCTCGTGCTGCAGGGGACCGTGATGGACTACTACACGGGCGCCCTCGCGGTCCCGAGGAACTAG
- a CDS encoding ABC transporter ATP-binding protein, with protein MSTLVTPATNAAHARSGGERPALLIQTSALSKIYESGANRVHALRGVDLEVFEGEMIAVMGASGSGKSTLMNILGCLDVPTTGSFRLDGETVEGLDVNALADLRNRKLGFVFQGFNLLARTSAIDNVELPLLYDRTGRWKDTRKAAEEALRRVGLGDRMHHLPNELSGGQQQRVAIARAIVTRPRLLLADEPTGNLDSRTSIEIMALFQELNDEGITILLVTHEHDIADYARRILEVRDGRIIRDHAVADRHIARDDLATLDAAPGDDQLQPTVTA; from the coding sequence ATGTCGACCTTGGTCACGCCAGCCACGAACGCCGCGCACGCACGATCGGGAGGTGAGCGCCCGGCGCTCCTCATCCAGACGAGCGCGCTCTCCAAGATCTACGAGTCAGGCGCCAACCGCGTGCACGCGCTGCGCGGCGTCGACCTCGAGGTGTTCGAGGGAGAGATGATCGCCGTCATGGGGGCGTCGGGTTCGGGGAAGTCGACGCTGATGAACATCCTCGGCTGCCTCGACGTCCCCACCACAGGGTCGTTCCGACTCGACGGCGAGACGGTCGAGGGGCTCGACGTGAACGCGCTGGCCGACCTGCGCAATCGCAAGCTCGGCTTCGTCTTCCAGGGGTTCAACCTGCTCGCGCGCACCAGCGCCATCGACAACGTCGAGCTCCCGCTGCTGTACGATCGCACCGGGCGATGGAAGGACACGCGCAAGGCCGCGGAGGAGGCGCTGCGGCGCGTGGGGCTGGGCGACCGCATGCATCACCTCCCCAACGAGCTGTCGGGGGGGCAGCAGCAACGCGTCGCCATTGCCCGCGCCATCGTCACGCGCCCGCGATTGCTGCTGGCGGATGAACCCACGGGGAACCTCGACTCGCGTACGTCGATCGAGATCATGGCGCTCTTCCAGGAACTCAACGACGAGGGGATCACCATCCTTCTCGTCACGCACGAGCACGACATCGCCGACTATGCCCGCCGCATCCTCGAGGTGCGCGACGGGCGCATCATCCGCGACCACGCCGTCGCCGACCGCCACATCGCGCGCGACGACCTGGCCACGCTCGACGCCGCGCCCGGCGACGACCAGCTGCAACCGACGGTGACCGCATGA
- a CDS encoding histidine kinase, producing the protein MTTRTTGLTQELQRLRTGEWSIAGEGERASASTSPSTLTRGELLLIFAFWTFMAVLTAANGLMDPRARMMEPVIVAAPVALAFIVSYAWALLTPGIFVLVDRALIERGVTASSVLLTALAGFCIAVAMDAMGAWLRFGVFFSGGRRIPYGPLFTLEHFFFLDDFVVFIAIAAGGVARSYSRRFRARQDEAVRLQAHAAQLQATLQAQLAEARLAALRSQIDPHFLFNTLNAVSSLVERDPKGVRRMIARLSELLRMRLEGANEPETTLDRELESLSRYLDIMQIRFQKRLEVEMEIEPAAREALVPTLVLQPLVENAIKHGLSHQEAGSRLEIGARIDTNDPSGTRVVLTVRDTGPGIATSGSVSAGAGIGLRNTRDRLRQLYGEEQSFTLQNAAGGGAIATVALPYHTGADLTVTEVNPGSTP; encoded by the coding sequence ATGACGACACGAACGACGGGGCTCACGCAGGAGCTGCAACGACTCCGCACCGGCGAATGGAGCATCGCCGGCGAGGGCGAGCGCGCGAGCGCGTCGACGTCGCCGTCGACGCTCACCCGCGGCGAGCTGCTCCTCATCTTCGCCTTCTGGACCTTCATGGCGGTGCTCACCGCGGCCAACGGGCTGATGGACCCGCGGGCGCGCATGATGGAGCCCGTCATCGTGGCGGCACCGGTTGCCCTCGCGTTCATCGTGTCCTATGCGTGGGCGCTCCTCACACCGGGAATCTTCGTCCTCGTCGACCGCGCGCTCATCGAGCGTGGCGTCACCGCCAGCAGCGTCCTGCTCACGGCGCTGGCCGGCTTCTGCATCGCCGTGGCGATGGATGCCATGGGCGCCTGGTTGCGGTTCGGCGTCTTCTTTTCCGGTGGACGTCGCATCCCGTACGGCCCGCTCTTCACCCTCGAGCACTTCTTCTTCCTCGACGACTTCGTCGTCTTCATCGCCATCGCCGCCGGCGGCGTGGCGCGCAGTTACTCGCGCCGCTTCCGCGCCCGGCAGGACGAGGCGGTGCGGCTGCAGGCGCACGCCGCGCAGCTGCAAGCCACGCTGCAGGCGCAACTGGCCGAGGCGCGACTGGCGGCGCTGCGCTCGCAGATCGACCCGCACTTCCTGTTCAACACGCTCAACGCGGTGTCGTCGCTGGTCGAGCGCGACCCCAAGGGGGTGCGCCGGATGATCGCGCGTCTCAGCGAGTTGCTGCGCATGCGCCTCGAAGGGGCCAACGAGCCGGAGACGACGCTCGACCGCGAGCTCGAGTCGCTGTCGCGCTATCTGGACATCATGCAGATCCGCTTCCAGAAGCGGCTCGAGGTGGAGATGGAGATCGAGCCGGCGGCGCGTGAGGCACTCGTCCCCACGCTGGTGTTGCAGCCGCTGGTGGAGAACGCCATCAAGCACGGCCTCTCGCACCAGGAGGCTGGTAGTCGCCTGGAGATCGGCGCGCGCATCGACACGAATGATCCATCGGGCACGCGCGTGGTGCTCACCGTGCGCGACACCGGCCCCGGTATCGCAACGAGTGGCAGCGTGAGTGCCGGCGCGGGGATCGGTCTGCGCAACACGCGGGATCGACTGCGGCAGCTCTATGGCGAGGAGCAGTCGTTCACCTTGCAGAACGCGGCGGGAGGCGGCGCGATTGCCACCGTCGCGCTCCCCTATCACACCGGTGCCGACCTCACCGTCACCGAAGTGAATCCGGGATCGACGCCGTAG
- the hrpB gene encoding ATP-dependent helicase HrpB: MRSFSPPPLPIVEAIPALRSALAGNGCAVLQAPPGAGKTTVVPLALRDEPWLRGAKIVMLEPRRLAARAAAHRMAQLLGEPIAASVGYRVRRDTRVGVRTQVEVVTEGVLTRMLNSDPTLGGVGLVIFDEFHERSLHADLGLALTRHSQLLVRDDLRILVMSATLDGEPIARLLGRAPIVSSEGRLFPVEVRWLPRRSDERLEGAMAAAVRLALRETEGDVLAFLPGQGEIHRVADRLAESPLGSGIAVCPLYGNLSFDQQDRAIAPSPPGQRKVVLATSIAESSLTIEGVRCVVDSGLARVARFAPQVGMTRLETVRVSRASAEQRAGRAGRLAPGVVYRLWAIEEHAGLVPYTVPEIAEADLAPLALELATAGVHDVGELAWLVVPPAAAMALARELLQWLGAMDNAGRITPHGKRMAALGVHPRVGHMLLRADGGRGTGDGSASLRLACDIAGLLGERDILRGEGAGHLHDADVRSRLELLRALRRGERLPAEVHGMRVVREAAMRAREEANAWWREMGGGTEGRSLREVPVDSGDLAEAGRVLALAYPDRVAQRRDAGSGRYLLRNGTGAVLRDSPALAQSEYLVVAESDGRRPESAIFLAAPLSLDDIRRDFADDIAIEERVAWDDAALAVRALRIERLGAITLREVALRDPSPALVAQAMLEAVRRSRLQLLPWGDAAERLRARLAFVHAHDAAWPDVGDDALLASLDEWLAPHLDGVRRASDLAALDLASLLLGRLTWQQRGALDALAPSHLQVPTGSRIAIDYGDPAAPVLAVRLQEMFGCEDTPRVLDGRVPVVLHLLSPAHRPLQVTRDLAGFWRTSYKDVQKEMKGRYPRHPWPDDPLEAEPTRRAKRRP, from the coding sequence GTGCGCTCCTTCTCACCGCCACCACTCCCGATTGTCGAGGCGATTCCGGCGCTGCGCTCGGCGCTGGCGGGGAACGGGTGCGCAGTGTTGCAGGCGCCGCCGGGGGCGGGGAAGACGACCGTTGTGCCGCTGGCGCTGCGTGATGAGCCGTGGTTGCGCGGTGCGAAGATCGTGATGCTCGAGCCGCGGCGGCTGGCGGCGCGCGCGGCGGCGCATCGGATGGCGCAACTGTTGGGAGAGCCGATCGCGGCGTCGGTGGGGTATCGCGTGCGGCGTGACACGCGGGTGGGGGTGCGGACGCAGGTGGAGGTCGTCACCGAAGGGGTGCTCACGCGCATGCTCAACAGCGACCCTACGCTGGGCGGGGTCGGGTTGGTGATCTTCGACGAGTTCCACGAGCGATCGCTGCACGCCGACCTCGGTCTCGCGCTCACGCGCCACTCGCAGCTGCTGGTGCGCGACGACCTGCGCATCCTGGTGATGTCGGCGACGCTGGATGGCGAGCCGATTGCCCGCTTGTTAGGCCGTGCGCCGATCGTGAGCAGCGAGGGACGCCTTTTCCCGGTCGAGGTGCGCTGGCTCCCGCGCCGTAGCGACGAGCGCCTCGAGGGGGCGATGGCTGCGGCGGTGCGCCTGGCGTTGCGCGAGACGGAAGGTGACGTGCTCGCCTTCCTCCCCGGGCAGGGGGAGATACACCGCGTGGCCGACCGCCTGGCGGAGTCGCCGTTAGGCAGCGGCATCGCGGTCTGTCCGCTCTACGGCAACCTCTCGTTTGACCAGCAGGACCGGGCCATCGCGCCGTCGCCCCCGGGACAGCGCAAGGTAGTCCTCGCCACGTCGATCGCCGAGTCGTCGCTCACCATCGAGGGGGTGCGCTGCGTGGTGGACAGCGGGCTGGCACGCGTGGCGCGCTTCGCGCCGCAGGTGGGGATGACGCGGCTGGAGACGGTGCGCGTCTCGCGCGCGTCGGCCGAGCAGCGCGCGGGGCGGGCAGGACGCCTGGCGCCGGGTGTGGTCTATCGGTTGTGGGCCATCGAGGAACACGCGGGGCTGGTACCGTATACGGTGCCGGAGATTGCCGAGGCCGACCTGGCGCCGCTGGCGTTGGAGCTTGCAACTGCCGGTGTGCACGACGTAGGAGAGCTGGCGTGGCTCGTCGTTCCGCCTGCGGCGGCGATGGCGTTGGCGCGCGAGCTGTTGCAGTGGCTGGGGGCGATGGACAATGCAGGGCGCATCACGCCACACGGGAAGCGCATGGCGGCGCTCGGCGTGCATCCGCGGGTGGGGCACATGCTGTTAAGGGCGGACGGGGGACGGGGGACGGGGGACGGGAGTGCGAGCCTGCGGCTCGCCTGTGACATCGCGGGGCTCCTGGGTGAGCGGGACATCCTGCGGGGGGAGGGGGCCGGCCACCTCCATGACGCGGATGTTCGGTCGCGGTTGGAGTTGCTGCGGGCGTTGCGGCGGGGGGAGCGGCTGCCGGCGGAGGTGCATGGGATGCGGGTGGTGCGGGAGGCGGCGATGCGCGCGCGTGAGGAGGCGAATGCGTGGTGGCGGGAGATGGGGGGCGGTACGGAGGGGCGCTCGCTGCGCGAGGTGCCTGTCGATAGCGGCGATCTCGCCGAGGCGGGGAGGGTGCTGGCGCTGGCGTATCCGGACCGTGTGGCCCAACGACGCGATGCAGGGAGCGGGCGATATCTCCTGCGCAACGGGACGGGGGCGGTGTTGCGTGACTCGCCGGCGCTGGCGCAGTCGGAGTACCTGGTGGTGGCGGAGTCGGATGGGCGGCGCCCCGAGAGCGCGATATTCCTCGCGGCGCCGCTGTCGCTGGACGACATCCGGCGCGACTTCGCGGACGACATCGCGATCGAGGAGCGCGTGGCGTGGGATGACGCCGCGCTGGCGGTGCGCGCACTTCGCATCGAGCGGCTGGGCGCCATCACGCTGCGCGAAGTCGCGTTGCGCGATCCATCACCGGCACTGGTCGCGCAGGCGATGCTCGAGGCGGTGCGACGGTCGCGGTTGCAGCTGCTGCCCTGGGGCGACGCAGCCGAGCGCCTGCGCGCGCGCCTTGCCTTTGTCCATGCGCACGACGCGGCGTGGCCCGACGTGGGCGACGACGCACTCCTCGCCTCGCTCGACGAGTGGCTTGCGCCGCACCTCGACGGCGTGCGACGCGCCAGCGACCTGGCCGCGCTCGACCTCGCGTCGTTACTGCTGGGGCGCCTCACCTGGCAGCAGCGGGGCGCACTCGATGCGCTGGCGCCGAGCCATCTCCAGGTCCCCACCGGGAGCCGCATCGCGATCGACTATGGCGATCCCGCCGCCCCCGTCCTCGCCGTTCGGCTGCAGGAGATGTTTGGGTGCGAGGACACGCCGCGCGTGCTCGATGGACGCGTCCCGGTCGTGTTGCACCTGCTCTCCCCCGCGCATCGCCCGCTGCAGGTCACGCGCGACCTGGCCGGCTTCTGGCGTACGTCGTACAAGGACGTGCAGAAGGAGATGAAGGGGCGGTATCCGCGGCATCCGTGGCCGGACGATCCGCTGGAGGCGGAGCCGACGAGACGGGCGAAACGGAGACCCTAG
- a CDS encoding dipeptidase: MRLRRALVPALALITLCAPNLRAQATRDSFLPRARRLMREAPFIDTHNDLPEMSRLKAGFDLERYDPDKSLPDIDTDIPRAMKGQVGAEFWAAYVPSAYEGKGAGTMVLEEIDMIHRMIARSPRLAYATTADDIVRIHRTGKLASLIGIEGGHAIDNSLGMLRDVYRLGARYMTLTHGSTTAWADAATDAPRHGGLSPFGEEVVREMNRLGMMVDISHVSDGVMSDVARISEAPLFFSHSSARALADHPRNVPDSILMLVKKKDGVVMVNAFPAFVDSTGARLMRDVFGVERKLRAQYPDNPARADSAFLAYINSVPPTTLERYVDHIDYIVKLIGVEHVGIGADLGAIEQHPKGLDDISMFPNVVAELLRRGYSDADTKKIMGGNLLRVMRKTEQVAKRLQKVRKPSTMRFNDKVTS; this comes from the coding sequence ATGCGTCTTCGCCGCGCGCTCGTCCCCGCCCTCGCGCTCATCACGCTCTGCGCGCCGAACCTCCGCGCCCAGGCGACACGCGACTCGTTTCTCCCACGCGCGCGCCGCCTCATGCGCGAGGCCCCGTTCATCGACACGCACAACGACCTCCCCGAGATGTCGCGCCTCAAGGCGGGGTTCGATCTCGAACGCTACGACCCCGACAAGTCACTCCCCGACATCGACACCGACATTCCGCGCGCAATGAAGGGACAGGTGGGGGCGGAGTTCTGGGCGGCGTACGTCCCCTCGGCCTACGAAGGGAAGGGGGCTGGGACGATGGTGCTGGAGGAGATCGACATGATCCACCGCATGATTGCCCGCTCGCCGCGCCTGGCCTACGCCACCACAGCCGACGACATCGTGCGCATCCACCGCACGGGGAAGCTCGCCTCGCTCATCGGGATCGAGGGAGGGCATGCGATCGACAACTCGTTAGGGATGCTGCGCGACGTGTACCGCCTGGGAGCGCGCTACATGACGCTCACGCACGGCTCCACTACCGCGTGGGCCGATGCCGCCACCGATGCCCCGCGCCACGGCGGGCTCTCGCCGTTCGGCGAAGAGGTCGTGCGCGAGATGAATCGCCTCGGGATGATGGTCGACATCTCCCACGTCTCCGACGGCGTCATGAGCGATGTGGCGCGCATCAGCGAGGCGCCGCTCTTCTTCTCGCACTCGTCGGCACGCGCCCTCGCCGATCATCCGCGCAATGTTCCCGACTCGATTCTCATGCTGGTGAAGAAGAAGGACGGCGTGGTGATGGTGAACGCCTTCCCCGCCTTCGTCGACTCGACCGGGGCGCGGCTCATGCGCGATGTCTTCGGCGTCGAGCGCAAGCTGCGCGCGCAGTATCCCGACAACCCCGCCCGTGCCGACTCGGCGTTCTTGGCCTACATCAACAGCGTCCCCCCCACTACGCTCGAGCGCTACGTCGACCACATCGACTACATCGTCAAGCTCATCGGCGTCGAGCACGTGGGCATCGGCGCCGACCTCGGCGCGATCGAGCAACACCCCAAGGGGCTCGACGACATCTCGATGTTCCCCAATGTCGTCGCCGAACTCCTGCGCCGCGGCTACTCCGACGCCGACACGAAGAAGATCATGGGCGGGAACCTGCTGCGCGTGATGCGCAAGACGGAGCAGGTGGCCAAGCGGCTGCAAAAGGTGCGCAAGCCGAGCACGATGCGCTTCAATGACAAGGTGACGTCGTAG